A genomic window from Hirundo rustica isolate bHirRus1 chromosome 14, bHirRus1.pri.v3, whole genome shotgun sequence includes:
- the GPX3 gene encoding glutathione peroxidase 3, with amino-acid sequence MGGCSRSSWILPLFLAGLVQLGRSEEREKVDCYPTVNDTIYSYGALTLDGDEYIPFERYKGKTVLFVNVATYUGLTLQYVELNALQDELRSQGLVVLGFPSNQFGKQEPGQNSEILPALKYVRPGGGFVPNFQLFKKGDVNGAKEQKIFTFLKNACPPVAEEFGNPNKLFWEPLRNHDIKWNFEKFLVSPEGVPIMRWYHRTNIAAVKNHIVTYLRQRQQGKHDE; translated from the exons ATGGGGGGCTGCTCCCGCAGCAGCTGGATTTTGCCCCTTTTCTTGGCTGGGCTCGTCCAGCTGGGGCGAagtgaggagagggagaag GTGGACTGCTACCCCACGGTGAATGACACCATCTACAGCTACGGGGCCCTGACCCTCGATGGGGACGAGTACATCCCCTTTGAGAGGTACAAGGGGAAGACAGTGCTCTTCGTCAACGTAGCCACGTACTGAGGCCTGACCCTGCAGTATGTTG AACTGAATGCACTACAAGATGAGTTGAGAAGCCAGGGGCTGGTGGTCCTCGGCTTCCCCTCCAACCAATTTGGGAAGCAGGAACCTGGCCAGAACTCAGAGATCCTCCCTGCACTTAA GTATGTCCGGCCAGGAGGTGGCTTTGTTCCCAACTTCCAGCTGTTCAAGAAAGGGGACGTGAACGGGGCCAAGGAGCAGAAGATCTTCACCTTCCTGAAG AACGCCTGTCCCCCGGTGGCGGAGGAGTTTGGGAACCCCAACAAGCTCTTCTGGGAGCCTCTGCGGAACCATGACATCAAGTGGAACTTTGAGAAGTTCCTGGTGAGCCCCGAGGGCGTGCCCATCATGCGCTGGTACCATCGCACCAACATCGCTGCCGTCAAGAATCACATCGTGACCTACCTGAGGCAGCGGCAGCAGGGGAAACACGATGAATAG